From Mobula hypostoma chromosome 3, sMobHyp1.1, whole genome shotgun sequence:
AATGGACATAGATAACATAACAAAATACAAATGTTTCACAAAGAGCACATTACTGTTAGGAAACTCTGGAAGACCGTCATAAAATTCCTTTTGTTTTGCATCAGTTTATGCAAATTAGTCGAGGGATGTACttttgttataaattactatgatttgaGAAAAAAATTACTTAGCATTTCATTTTAATCTATCTCAAGAAAGTGTTTTATATGAATGTGTTGAAGGGATCCATCCAGCCAGACCTAAAATTAAAGCGCCATACAATAATATTACTAAATACTATTATTAAAATCAATACAAATAAAATTTGCTtaaagtgggaagcttttaaaatgtaACTTCCCAAATAAAAATGTTCAACTAAAAGTAGTTCCATCTGGCCAAAACCTTAGACCAGCATAATGTGGTCACAGGTTAGGCAGATCCCAGGGAAATTCCACAAATCTTTAGCTATTTTTGTTATTGTTACAAAGGGACCAAAGGTTATGCAGAATAGATCAGTTGAAGTCTCAGTAAATAGTGACTCAAAACCACATTTACATTAAAAACTGAAAAGctcttgcatttttaaaaaaatgcttcaGAGGACAATTTAAAAGCGAGAATGCAAGGGTGTTTGACGCAGCAATCTACAATGAATTTGCAGATGTAGTTTGGAAACACAAATTTTGCCATTTAGATTGATGCAAGAAGTCTTCAGGAAAGAATTCTTCTGTTGTGTCACTCCTCGGGGAAATGCTCAGACTACTTTCACCATAACTCATTTCTTCACAAGAATCATCACTAAAAAACAACCAAAATGACGATCAGTAATAGAAAACCTCAAAGGAAAAATCAAATTCAGCACTCTACTATACAGAACATTATGTTTCAGCAAACAACTATGTAAACACGATTTTAAATATAAGAGTGGCTCCATAAGACAGCCAAAGATATTTACCTTTCTGTTTCATTGTAACAGCCAGCTTCTGGAATTGTTGGCAGTTCAGGAACACTATAATAACTATTCTGCAAGTGACGGGCTGTACGCCGTGAAACAATCCACACTAGCTTCTTGTTATCAGGTTTGCAGCATTCAGGTGAAGAGTAGTCAGCCAGGCATTTTGAGACCAATTCACGCCAGTATGCCAAGTCACCATGGCTTATCTGAAAAACCATGTTGACAAAATTGTTCCATAAATCATAAAAGCTCACTAAAAAGTCTACTTTTCCCATTACAATTCCTTATTGTCATACATACTTCTAAAATTAAAGACGGTGAACTGGATTGTGCAGATGTTTCCCCCCGAGCACTGATAGCAACCATGAATGTCAGCTTGTTCTTAGCTTCATTGTTTACATATTCAATACGGAAGATAAGGCCAGCTACAGCTCGGATGCCAGCACATCCAAAGACCAATTGGTCTCAGCATTGATTACAGGAGCAAAGCCAATACACTAAACTGAAGGGCCAGATGTATGGCTCATGTAGAACACAGGGGTAGGCCCcttggcccagaatgttgtgccaaactaattaaattaataatcaaatgtccaactaaacTGTCACTTCTGCCTACgcaatgtccatattcttccattgcCTGCATACATGTGCATATCTGAGAACCTCCGGAACACTTCCATCGTACTGTCTCCACCACCccatgcagtgcattccaggcatccgccAGTCTGTAAAAGAAACCTTACACATttgattcaaggttgtttaatgtcatttccattacACAACTCACACCTTAAATACCTGACATTTCAAGCTTCAGAAAAAAGATACTGGCCATCTACTCTCTCCATGCCTCTCAATCATATAAACTTCTAACAGACAtcctctcagcctccactgctcaagagaaagcaacccaactttgtccaacctctccttatagctcctgccctctaatacaggcagcatcctagtaaactcCTTCTGCACCTTCCCCAAAATGTCCACATCCTACCtgtaatgcaggggttcccaatctattTTATGCCATGGGGCCAAGTGATCTGTGGGAACTCCTGCATAATGCGACCGGAACTGAATGTAGCACTCCAGGTGCAGCTTAGAGTTTTGTTAAACTGCAACACAGCTTCCTAATTCCTGAACTTGGTTCCTCAAATAATAAACAAGCATGttaaatgccttctttaccaccctacctGTGTAAACTCATTCAGGGTGCTATAGACTTGGAGTGTTAAATGTTTTGTCATTAATAGTGTACTATCCCCTTAGACTTGTTCTCTGAAAGTGTAAtccttcacatttggctgggttaaaatccatctgcaatttctctgCCTATACCTGCACTGACTACatccagccactctgagctattGGCACCACTACTAATCTTCGTAAACTTACTAACCAGCCATCCACCCTTTAATCTAAGTCATCGCACAAATAGCAGAGGTACCAGTTCAGATCCCTGCAGGACACACTTCCAACAGAGCAAATCCCATAGACCACTACCcgctgtcttctatgggcaagccaatgcTGCACCTAACCAGCAAATTCACCTTGGATCCCACGCATCTTACTTCTCTGgttgagcctcccatgaggaaccTTGCCAAACACCTGACtaaaatccacacagacaacatctACAGCTCAACCTTCGTCACCCGCTCAAAAAAAATCATAACCAAGTTAATAAAACCATGACTTGCCCTGCCCACaggcatgctgactgtctctaatTAGGCCTTGGTTTTCCCAATTGCTTATTAATCCTCTCTAGTAACTTCCCTACACTGACATGAGCAAAAAAACTGGTACTTTAGAAATTAATTTTAGTAATCACTAGAGACTTTTAAGTGCAGTTCAACGACATCTGACAGGACACAGGACTGTCCTGGCACAAGATCTGCAGTACAAATCAGACATACCGGTTTGCAGAATGAGGAACCTGTATGTTGCAAGGAGTGAGACGTAGGACAGAACATATCCATTGTACTTCAGTCTATTTAAGTGTAAATTTGCTGTATATTGCAGCATTGACTGCTGTATAACAATGGTCAAAGAAACTGTAAAGTATGCTCACAGCCATAATTCTTATTTTTAGTGAGAAAAAGATAAAATTCACATCAAATCTGCATCACTGCATGATACGAAAACCCCACTGCAGTGGAGAGCAAGACTcgacaacgggtagtcaaaattgtccaaagcatcactggcaccaacccatctgccatcaaggacatagatacaagaaaggtgctagaaaagggccagtgacgtcatgaagaatcccacccatcctactcatggactgtttgtcccactcccgtcagggaggaggcatCGTAGCATTCACACCAGGATCATCAGAAACAGTTACCTTCcctaagccatcagactgatccacacccaccaccaccaccaccatgatTTAaggtcagagtcaccttatgcagATACTCCCGTACCTAAAGTTACTTCATGTACAGTACATACAATGTATGcaagctatattatgtatttatatttattattttttagttgtgttctttatcttgctttttttgtgctgcatcagatctggaataacaattattttgttctgcttcacatttgtgtactggaaattatatTAAACGACCTTGAATCATCATATATTCTGCTAATTTACAGCCTGCAGTGGGGAAAGATCCTTGTTTCTGCAGTGAACTTTGCATCTGTGAGCATTACTGTGCAAAACTGAATTTCTAATAAGTTCCAAGTCAGCAATTCCCATTGATGGCAAAACAATTTTTATTGGATGCAAGTTAAAATGAAAAAAGTGTATATGTACTCAATAGAGGGCACTGAGAAATATTTTGAAGAAATGCTTACCTTGGAATGTTTTTGAATACGCAGTATAATCTCAAACAAGTCTACAGATTTCAGGTTTTCAACTTCAAGGGTCAAAAGCGATAAAGCCAATACAGATGGCTGCAAAGCAAAGGACATTGCTGTTTAGTTTTTCGTTTATCAAACAGGAAATGTTTATTGTGTTCAGAAAGTGACCAATGCATTGTATTAAACTTACTTTGGCCTTTGAAAATCTAAATCGACAGCTACAGGCTTTGAGTTGTGCTTCCAGTTTATCAAGGATTAAGTATTCTTTCCTAAGGAATAAAGAATATGGTATACAAAACAATTCCGTAACAAATCTATGTAATctgtagcagacatcccacctctcccagaagttccaggagtctcccgcatattaatagtggctctctgatgcccgcaaattatatacaatatcacggaaatcaatttttttgagacagagagagaacgcgccatgggagagtgttccaaaaaaaaatataaaacgtacgtcaccccagactaccctaaagtgtacccctgcctaattggggtcaaaataatgacagtgttgctcactgcactgtttgcaacagtgacttttctattgcccatggtgggttaagactgtaaaagatgtgttgaggtgagtttaacaggtgtcattcgttcattagcatagctaacgttatttaaaataGCTGGCTAGccgctaaggagctactctattgcaaacatcccacctctcccggaagttcctggagtttcccgcaaattgatggtgctaccccCCTGAAATGGGTTTTTGCAGGGCGGGATGTCTGCTGTAGCTCTTGGGTTACATTTGCACAAGAGCAAACAGCATGTCGTACAACTACATTTGTGATTGCATTACTTATAAACAGAGGAAAATCTCTTGAAGTTCTTACTTAAAAATTTGGACAAATGTTATGCAATAACTTTATGAAAACAAATTATATTTAGCCAAAAGTACTGAAGGGTATTCCcactattagaccataagacataggagcagaattatcccatttggcccatcgagtctgctccaccatttaatcaagTCTGACTTATTTTTCCTTGAAACATTGTTCTCCCGCTTTCCCCCtcaaaacctttgatgccttcACTAATTAAGTAtctatcaaccaccactttaaatgtaccaaaTGGCAGCCTCTataaccatctgtggcaacgaattccacggactcaccaccttctggctaatgaaattcctcctcatctctgttctaaaagaatgcctttgtatcccgaggctgtgccccctggtcctggactccccactaTTGGGTACATCctttccacatacactctatctaagcctttcaatatgctATAGCTTTCAATGAGTCATCAAACGTTCtcagtctattccagctgctaccatctgggaaaaggtaccacagcataaaagccaggaccaacaggctctgggacagcttcttccaccaggccatcagactgattaactcatgctgatttgagagTACTCTATACtacaaacattgactgttctatttcttataaattactttgattgcacatttagacagaggtgtaacgtaaagatttttactcctcatctaTGTGAAGGTTGTAAGAAATAAGTTCAATTCattcatgttaaccctttcattcctgggataattctcatgaatctcctctagaccctctaCAATGACAACATACCCTTCTCAGATAAGGGACCcacaactgctcacaaaacttcaAGTGCTGTCTGTTtaatgccttagaaagcctcattattatatccttgctttcatattctagtccttaaTGAATTGATAACTAGATAGATACTTACTCTTCAGTTACATGGTAGTGTGCTAGGGCATGATACAGGTGTAAAAAATGGTAGGCTGTAACAGCTTTCAGTTCGCCATTTAGTTTTTCACAGACAATCTTTTCCATTCTCTTGAGATCAGACACTGTAAACTTGCAGTGGCTGATGCGAAGGAGATCATGGTCAGAAGGAACATTGCATTCTTCCTCAATGGCCTTTACTGCTAGATGGAAAACACTTATTCCAAGACAAGGCAGATGTTTTGGTCGCACCTGCAGAAAGAATGTAAGCTGTCAGCTGTGTTCTAATTACATGaacacaagtaaaataaaaagtTTAGCAGACCTACCATAGATCATATTAATCAGCTAATCAAAGAAATAGTCAAAAGGATTGAACAACTGTTCAAAATTCTGACCTTCATTAAGGACAGAAATCTGTCCAATAGATTGACTGCCAATACAAAAGTTTCTGTACTGCAGCCAAAGAACCTGGTCAAACTCCGGAGATCTTCCACTTTGGCATCTCTTAATTTTGGGGTGACACAATCATTATTCTGTAAACCAAAAGCAAAAATTACTGGAATAATTTCATTTGTCAGCTGAACATCAATTAAAACAGCAGGTGGTAAAGTTTTACTTTGTAGGCTGGATTCGAATGAAAGTTAAATGCAACACTCCTAAATGACTGAagtattataaaacaaaaaagatcacagatgctggaatctggaacaaaaataaaacactggaaaaactcagatcaggcagtatctggagGTAAAAGGTACTAATCAATATTTTAATTCGAAACCCTGTCTCAGTCCCTgcaatgcatttttaaaatttaagataAAATTGTAGAAAAATTCTCAGGTAAATCTCAAGTGAATCTACACAATGACAAAAGCAGAAATTAGAATTGAACAGTTAATAGGCAGTGATTGTATAATGTTTAAACAAACCTGTCTTTAATTTATAAGCATAATCTTTGTCAAAAATTTATTTCAATGGTCTCAAACTCTAGCATTACAAGACCAGAAGACAGGACCAGAATTGGGCCTTTCTGTTTCAATAGGTTAAATCCCAGCAACAATGTATTTGAAAACAAAAGCTCTAGCTTCAAGCACATGATGAATTAAGAGACAATGCCAATTTGTAATGCTATATTAACCCCAGGGACAGCACAACAAAATAATTCTTGCTTCTCAGTCTTCAATGGAACACATCAAGATTGGAAGCAAAAAGTTTGTCATGGAGCCGAATAAATACAAGATGAACCAATGTTCCCCCCTCCACCACACCCACCTGCCTCACCAACACCATCAGATACAGGCTTACCTCCAGTGTTGATTCGATTGCATCAAGACCTCTCGGGCGTGGTAAAAATTTGGATTCCTGTTCCAAATATTGATTTATCTGCTTCAATAGTTTATAAGCTTCATTGTTGCGTTCGTGAGAGGATAGATCTTTCATCTTAAAAGTTAAAAATGTTCCAGAGTTACAAACACTAAAAATGTATTAATGAAACAAAAAGAGTAACGCAGAAAGTGACGGAATATTTGTGCAATTTAAATTCAGCTCTTTCAATGCTACAAAGTCAATACAGTAAGACATTTCAGCGGGACGAGACGCAGTTGAGACAGTTAACGATTACACTAAGGAAACAGTTAAGAGCTCGGTAATTTGACGTGCCCGCTCCCATTCAGATACATAAACCTAAACTACTCTCGGCTTTAACCTTTAATCCGACCCGCTCCCAAACATCAAAAGCTCTGCCCGATTTAACACCCGTATTACCCCCTACCCATTACCACCATTCCTCGTACTGATATGAAACCAGAGCCGGTCCTCCCTCCCCGCGTACCCCCAGTTTAACACCGATCCAAGCCGAGTGCTCACAGCCAGACCGaagggggtatgggggggggcACAGATGGGACTGAGCAGAATAAAAACGGGGCTGGCACGGGAtagatgggccgaaggccctgtttctgtgcggtgGTGGTTTAAGACGATGTGACTTCCCCCTCTGAACTCACTGTTTTGTTGTTGAAAGCTGTCCTCGGGTGTCAAACC
This genomic window contains:
- the ccng2 gene encoding cyclin-G2, which encodes MKDLSSHERNNEAYKLLKQINQYLEQESKFLPRPRGLDAIESTLENNDCVTPKLRDAKVEDLRSLTRFFGCSTETFVLAVNLLDRFLSLMKVRPKHLPCLGISVFHLAVKAIEEECNVPSDHDLLRISHCKFTVSDLKRMEKIVCEKLNGELKAVTAYHFLHLYHALAHYHVTEEKEYLILDKLEAQLKACSCRFRFSKAKPSVLALSLLTLEVENLKSVDLFEIILRIQKHSKISHGDLAYWRELVSKCLADYSSPECCKPDNKKLVWIVSRRTARHLQNSYYSVPELPTIPEAGCYNETESDDSCEEMSYGESSLSISPRSDTTEEFFPEDFLHQSKWQNLCFQTTSANSL